In Candidatus Nitrosarchaeum limnium SFB1, the following proteins share a genomic window:
- a CDS encoding glycosyl transferase family protein — protein sequence MDLFLDVLNYTLSAILIGVTLSWIFLIKSMIDSVRLTPHLDEFERKDHHNPKVSIILPARNEEEFIEKCLDSLIDQDYSNYEIIVIDDSSDDSTNKIISEYAKKYSKIIPVNARSKPDRWMGKNWACMEGFKMATGELLLFTDADTKHSKNVISLAVSNLLSSKLDALSAIPKMRVMDFWTGITLPMISVFLHTRFSAIRVNDPAKKTAYFFGSFFIIKRETYEAVGMHEGVKHEIIEDGALGKKVKEAGHKMKIVRGDNLIEAIWARDRITLLNALKRLMIPLYLQSGKIAIGIFFAVLFLLFMPFPILAYSIIGISSEGSFSILLAVSIIASVMIYLGAIIEVKKLLKLKIINVFFAPIGSFVVVLGFLKGLLHAKNNTVSWRGREYFMKDHIQNSINV from the coding sequence ATGGATTTGTTTTTAGATGTTTTGAATTATACCTTAAGCGCAATTTTAATCGGAGTAACTTTATCTTGGATATTTTTAATCAAATCCATGATAGATTCGGTAAGATTAACACCACACCTAGATGAATTTGAAAGAAAAGATCATCATAATCCAAAAGTTTCAATAATTTTACCTGCAAGAAATGAAGAAGAATTTATTGAGAAATGTTTAGATTCATTAATTGATCAGGATTATTCAAACTATGAAATTATTGTAATAGATGACTCATCTGATGATTCAACAAATAAAATAATTTCAGAATATGCAAAAAAATATTCCAAAATAATACCTGTTAATGCCAGATCAAAACCAGATAGGTGGATGGGAAAAAATTGGGCATGTATGGAGGGATTTAAAATGGCAACAGGTGAACTTTTGTTATTTACTGATGCAGATACTAAACATTCAAAGAATGTAATTTCTCTTGCAGTGTCAAATTTACTTTCTTCAAAGTTAGATGCATTATCAGCAATTCCAAAAATGCGGGTGATGGACTTTTGGACTGGAATTACACTTCCCATGATTTCAGTATTTCTCCACACTAGATTTTCTGCAATTAGGGTAAATGATCCTGCAAAGAAGACAGCATACTTTTTTGGCAGTTTTTTCATTATCAAAAGAGAAACTTACGAGGCAGTTGGAATGCATGAGGGTGTCAAGCACGAGATTATTGAAGACGGCGCACTTGGAAAAAAAGTCAAGGAGGCAGGTCATAAAATGAAAATTGTCAGAGGGGACAACCTAATTGAGGCAATTTGGGCAAGAGACAGAATCACGTTACTAAATGCGTTAAAGAGGTTAATGATTCCATTATACCTTCAAAGTGGAAAAATTGCAATAGGCATATTTTTTGCAGTATTGTTTTTACTTTTTATGCCATTTCCAATTCTAGCTTATTCAATAATAGGAATATCAAGTGAGGGATCATTTTCAATTTTGTTGGCAGTGTCCATAATTGCATCAGTTATGATTTATTTGGGAGCAATAATCGAAGTCAAAAAGCTATTAAAATTAAAAATAATTAATGTGTTTTTTGCACCAATTGGCAGTTTTGTGGTGGTATTAGGATTTTTGAAAGGATTACTTCATGCAAAAAACAACACAGTTTCTTGGAGAGGAAGAGAGTATTTCATGAAGGACCATATTCAAAATTCAATTAATGTATAG
- a CDS encoding cyclase/dehydrase, producing MAEIEVSVEINASIDKVWEIVSDLDMEPEFWKGTKEVRNISKNGNYVTREVTIAFRDQKCMQEIKIEPKEKIEIKFTKGIIDGTKIITLTSIDEKTILKAKWDIKLTGMMGMFTGVIKKHIENGTIQALQKIKEQTER from the coding sequence ATGGCAGAAATCGAAGTTTCAGTGGAAATCAATGCCTCAATAGACAAAGTTTGGGAAATAGTATCAGATTTGGATATGGAACCAGAATTCTGGAAAGGGACAAAAGAGGTAAGAAATATTTCAAAAAATGGAAACTATGTCACTAGAGAAGTAACAATAGCATTCAGAGATCAAAAATGTATGCAAGAAATAAAGATAGAACCTAAAGAAAAGATAGAAATTAAATTTACAAAAGGAATCATAGACGGAACCAAAATTATTACTTTAACTTCCATAGACGAAAAAACCATCTTGAAAGCTAAATGGGATATCAAACTTACAGGTATGATGGGAATGTTCACAGGTGTCATAAAAAAGCATATTGAAAATGGGACAATACAAGCATTACAAAAAATCAAAGAGCAAACAGAGAGATAA
- a CDS encoding tRNA-binding domain-containing protein yields the protein MSYVSYDDFAKLDIRVAKIISTEPIPGKTRIIKGVIDLGNEQRNVIIGGAQYYNPEDIVGKTVIVLANLEPKTMAGVESNAMLLAADVDDKPFWLTVNEDIPLGSPIK from the coding sequence ATGTCTTATGTGTCATATGATGATTTTGCAAAATTGGATATACGTGTAGCAAAAATAATTTCTACTGAACCAATTCCAGGTAAGACTAGAATCATCAAAGGGGTAATTGATCTTGGTAATGAACAACGGAATGTGATAATTGGTGGTGCTCAGTATTATAACCCTGAAGATATAGTTGGAAAAACTGTAATTGTTCTTGCAAATCTAGAACCTAAAACTATGGCAGGAGTAGAATCAAATGCTATGCTATTAGCAGCTGACGTTGATGACAAACCATTTTGGTTAACTGTAAATGAAGACATTCCATTAGGTAGTCCTATAAAATAA
- a CDS encoding 2-alkenal reductase, with the protein MPQTKPIVSVENVVASASVDQKMDLNEITRTFPDVEYHPDQFPGLVFRLKSPKTATLIFTSGKMVCTGSKSEEMARKAVKTVVQKLRKGGIKVKKDATVEIQNIVASINLGGKIHLEQAARTLPRSMYEPEQFPGLIHRMLDPKTVILLFSSGKLVCTGAKKEPDVYRSVNNLHALLEEKNLMIYD; encoded by the coding sequence ATGCCACAGACAAAGCCTATTGTAAGCGTAGAGAATGTTGTTGCATCTGCTTCCGTAGATCAGAAGATGGACCTAAATGAAATAACGCGAACATTTCCAGATGTAGAATATCATCCAGATCAATTTCCAGGTTTGGTTTTCAGACTAAAAAGTCCAAAGACAGCCACGTTGATTTTCACATCAGGAAAAATGGTATGCACAGGTTCAAAATCTGAAGAAATGGCAAGAAAAGCAGTAAAAACGGTTGTACAAAAACTACGAAAAGGTGGAATTAAAGTAAAAAAAGATGCAACAGTAGAAATTCAAAACATAGTTGCGTCCATCAACCTAGGTGGAAAAATCCATCTTGAGCAGGCTGCTAGAACACTTCCTAGAAGCATGTATGAGCCAGAGCAATTTCCAGGATTAATTCACAGAATGTTAGATCCAAAAACAGTCATTTTGTTATTCTCTTCTGGAAAACTTGTATGTACTGGGGCTAAAAAGGAACCAGACGTATACAGATCTGTAAATAATTTACATGCATTATTAGAAGAAAAAAACTTGATGATCTACGACTAG
- a CDS encoding hypothetical protein (hypothetical protein Nmar_0599): MLIWILPIFIFVLYGQRIQLAVTSGEIKKGIKKLDEYKTQSRTELIDYIKKNMNPKEDPTKKIDRFLDYFTIMPVDMDPNGIVSKVRHIVRAREDYSREHVRSLSPQTSDIELSKIQTLLEIATSLQMIYKVINHMYLTAKKQNNYPLILPLQMIMPFLLEEAEAMQKAIPAFKTCQPIGDGIGPMVVGKMMLDTKKESIAFQTVLGTTHYSERKLLLLKAEGPASTVGRPGDAVEKIVSKDRPDMIIMVDASLKMEGEESATTAQGFGAAIGGIGTERFQIEDIATKNNIPIFAIVVKQSVKEAITLMTKEIADKAENVRSQIYEMIDDNTKPGQTILLIGVGNTMGVQQ, translated from the coding sequence ATGCTAATTTGGATTCTGCCTATTTTCATTTTTGTATTGTATGGTCAAAGAATTCAATTAGCTGTTACATCAGGGGAAATAAAAAAGGGGATAAAAAAATTAGATGAATACAAAACACAATCTAGAACTGAACTAATTGATTACATTAAAAAAAATATGAATCCAAAAGAAGATCCTACAAAAAAAATTGATCGTTTTTTAGATTATTTTACTATAATGCCTGTTGATATGGATCCAAATGGAATCGTCAGTAAAGTCAGACATATTGTAAGAGCCCGGGAAGATTATTCTAGAGAACATGTTAGATCTTTATCTCCTCAAACATCTGATATTGAATTAAGTAAGATTCAAACATTATTGGAAATTGCTACTTCACTTCAAATGATTTACAAAGTAATTAATCACATGTATTTGACTGCCAAAAAACAAAATAACTATCCATTAATTTTACCGCTTCAAATGATCATGCCATTCTTATTAGAAGAGGCTGAGGCAATGCAAAAAGCAATTCCAGCCTTTAAAACATGTCAGCCAATTGGTGATGGGATTGGGCCTATGGTTGTAGGCAAAATGATGCTTGATACAAAAAAAGAATCGATTGCATTTCAAACTGTTCTTGGGACGACTCATTATTCTGAAAGAAAATTGCTTTTGTTAAAAGCAGAAGGACCTGCCTCTACTGTTGGAAGACCTGGGGATGCAGTTGAGAAAATTGTCTCAAAAGACAGACCTGATATGATAATTATGGTAGATGCATCTCTGAAAATGGAAGGTGAGGAGTCTGCAACCACTGCACAAGGATTCGGTGCAGCGATAGGCGGTATTGGAACTGAACGATTTCAAATAGAAGATATTGCAACAAAAAATAATATTCCTATTTTTGCAATTGTTGTAAAACAATCCGTAAAAGAAGCAATTACTTTGATGACCAAAGAAATAGCAGACAAGGCTGAAAATGTACGCTCACAAATTTATGAGATGATTGATGATAACACAAAACCTGGTCAAACCATTCTGTTAATTGGAGTAGGAAATACAATGGGTGTGCAGCAATAA
- a CDS encoding methionine aminopeptidase, with protein sequence MYLACIKQFFDNHFKGTHKKRKALHLEEYIKAGKIAAEVREMVRERNWVGKTVYEICEEVESQIIKRGAKCAFPVNASINEIAAHYTAEPNDPIVIKESDLVKIDLGAQINGYIADTAVTVCQDAEYEGLIRTAEEALGNAMSMIKVGVKASDIGRTIEKTIKQNGFKPIANLSGHSLEQYTIHAGRSIPNIWSIGGFTLAENTAYACEPFVTTEKGGGFVRNGKIKNIFALSSRKKTKNEEADKLLDYIWEKFNMLPFALRWITKDWEEKKARELLEHLISKKSVQAYPVLIEINEQKVAQAEHTFIPNENGVTVTTISQ encoded by the coding sequence ATGTATTTAGCATGTATAAAACAATTTTTTGACAATCATTTTAAAGGTACACATAAGAAAAGAAAAGCATTGCATCTAGAAGAATATATCAAAGCAGGAAAAATTGCAGCTGAAGTAAGAGAAATGGTAAGAGAGAGAAATTGGGTTGGAAAAACAGTTTATGAGATTTGTGAGGAAGTAGAAAGTCAAATTATAAAACGAGGTGCAAAATGTGCATTTCCAGTAAATGCAAGTATCAATGAAATTGCAGCTCACTATACAGCTGAACCAAATGATCCAATAGTTATCAAAGAATCAGATTTGGTAAAAATTGATCTTGGAGCACAAATTAATGGATATATTGCAGATACTGCAGTAACAGTTTGTCAAGATGCTGAATATGAAGGACTAATCAGGACAGCCGAGGAAGCACTTGGAAATGCAATGTCAATGATAAAAGTGGGTGTCAAAGCAAGCGATATAGGAAGAACTATAGAAAAAACAATAAAACAAAATGGGTTCAAACCAATTGCAAATCTTAGTGGTCATTCATTAGAACAATATACAATACATGCAGGGAGATCAATTCCAAATATTTGGTCAATTGGAGGATTTACACTAGCAGAAAATACAGCGTATGCATGTGAACCATTTGTAACAACAGAAAAAGGCGGGGGATTTGTAAGGAACGGAAAAATAAAAAACATATTTGCATTAAGTTCAAGAAAAAAAACTAAGAACGAGGAGGCAGATAAACTACTAGATTACATTTGGGAGAAATTCAATATGCTACCTTTTGCATTAAGATGGATTACAAAAGACTGGGAAGAGAAGAAAGCTAGAGAATTATTAGAACATCTTATTTCTAAAAAATCTGTTCAAGCATATCCAGTATTAATTGAGATAAATGAACAGAAAGTAGCGCAGGCAGAACATACGTTTATTCCAAATGAAAACGGGGTAACAGTTACAACTATTTCTCAATAG
- a CDS encoding response regulator receiver protein — protein MNTQEIILNGDVYNQNNELDEITILRDFGLEEDEAQTYVGLARLGSAKASEISTFTKIERVRTYKILENLKNLGFATSTLSSPIKFSANDPETILKNIIIKQKQKIENLEKNSSKFLNILSKLKLHESEVETPKLTIVSNRNNIYDQIIKLIDETNDELHIVLAPSDLIRMYYTPVREAIKNATLRKVIIKLMTDDELESKREYIQRLGIKYFKITTLPTSGRLVCNKSQVLMSGNTSSYSNKNKSEESVMVTNSKDIVRNMQSLCKFLWETGKGIHVENKKNKKENFQKQSTILVVDDDPDAVNIFSEYLEIKGISTVERCTDAKKAMDAFKKIRPEAVFLDIMMPDFDGFYLLEEIRKIDPKTKVIMVTADMSAATKKKLQEVKPTDVIYKPYDIKEIMRCLE, from the coding sequence TTGAATACTCAAGAAATCATCCTGAATGGGGATGTGTATAATCAAAATAATGAACTGGATGAAATCACTATCCTTCGTGATTTTGGATTAGAGGAAGATGAGGCTCAAACATATGTGGGTTTAGCTAGATTGGGGTCTGCTAAAGCAAGCGAAATTAGTACATTTACGAAAATTGAAAGAGTAAGAACATACAAAATCTTGGAGAATCTAAAAAATTTAGGATTTGCAACATCAACATTATCATCACCAATTAAATTTTCAGCAAATGATCCTGAGACGATTTTAAAAAACATCATAATAAAACAAAAACAAAAAATTGAAAATTTGGAAAAAAATAGTTCAAAGTTCTTAAATATATTATCAAAGCTAAAACTACACGAGTCTGAAGTAGAGACACCAAAATTAACCATTGTTTCTAACAGAAATAACATTTATGATCAAATCATAAAATTAATCGATGAAACAAATGATGAGTTACACATTGTTTTGGCACCGTCGGATTTAATTCGTATGTACTATACACCAGTTAGAGAAGCAATCAAAAATGCAACACTACGCAAAGTCATAATCAAATTAATGACGGATGACGAATTGGAATCAAAACGAGAGTATATTCAGAGATTAGGAATAAAATATTTCAAAATTACAACTCTTCCTACATCAGGACGTCTGGTTTGCAACAAATCTCAAGTATTGATGTCAGGAAACACATCATCATATTCAAACAAAAATAAAAGTGAAGAATCTGTCATGGTTACAAATTCAAAAGATATAGTAAGAAATATGCAAAGTTTGTGTAAATTTTTGTGGGAAACAGGAAAAGGAATTCACGTTGAAAACAAAAAAAATAAGAAAGAAAACTTTCAAAAACAATCAACCATACTAGTAGTAGATGATGATCCTGATGCAGTAAATATTTTTTCGGAGTATTTAGAAATCAAAGGCATATCAACTGTAGAAAGATGTACAGATGCAAAAAAAGCCATGGATGCTTTTAAGAAAATTCGCCCTGAAGCAGTATTTTTGGATATCATGATGCCTGATTTTGATGGATTTTACCTACTTGAAGAGATTCGTAAGATTGATCCAAAAACTAAGGTAATCATGGTTACAGCAGACATGAGTGCTGCCACCAAGAAAAAACTACAAGAAGTCAAACCGACTGATGTGATATACAAACCCTATGATATCAAAGAAATAATGAGATGTTTAGAATAA
- a CDS encoding Signal transduction histidine kinase, producing MKIKSKLLLEVVILFILIGGISAISIINTKYVQETFSSINTETLPILNTLKNMRYASTQLSALTNEIILIEDETRNASENEFAALEETLETNFYKIEEAKLLFNESFSEYSDIVSKSYPQDVDQIELVAEKWNEMLFISNKMIQLKTSGASGGTILNLNNDFDFSYDEMNMAIDKAIELTTANIDQREIYVESLLRNVTWSIIIALNLFVATTLIIRFYILRSISKPLNKIKSVTRDIAKGNFVLYPEKGNDEISELGKDINIMSKDLKELNKKMIDQERTTSIGGLAIRLAHDIRNPLSVIQNGFEIIKLKTKNNSDPSLNSNFESIRRSIARITHQIDDVLNFINISELHNSKNSLSSILKSTLQSMSIPENVKIILPENDSAILCDSSKLNIVFKNLIDNACYAINGNGEIHIRIIESQDDVLVEIEDSGSGVPNSILEKIFEPLFTTKQVGTGLGLSCCKSIVEAHGGKISVKNNPSTFTIRLPKNIQNTEESMMNNPPNSMIENVSFS from the coding sequence ATGAAAATTAAGAGTAAATTGTTACTGGAAGTTGTAATTTTATTCATTTTGATTGGAGGAATCTCTGCTATTTCTATTATTAACACAAAATATGTTCAAGAAACATTTTCCAGCATTAATACTGAAACACTTCCAATCTTAAACACGTTAAAAAATATGCGATATGCCTCAACACAGCTATCTGCGCTTACAAACGAAATTATTTTGATAGAAGATGAAACAAGAAATGCATCTGAAAATGAATTTGCTGCATTAGAAGAGACATTGGAAACAAATTTCTATAAAATTGAAGAGGCAAAACTTTTGTTTAATGAATCCTTTTCTGAGTATTCTGATATTGTATCTAAAAGTTATCCTCAAGATGTTGATCAAATTGAACTTGTGGCAGAAAAGTGGAATGAAATGCTGTTTATTTCAAATAAAATGATTCAATTGAAAACTTCAGGTGCATCAGGTGGAACAATTCTAAATCTGAATAATGATTTTGATTTTTCTTACGATGAAATGAATATGGCAATTGATAAAGCAATTGAACTAACTACAGCTAATATTGATCAAAGAGAAATTTACGTTGAATCTTTACTCCGTAATGTGACTTGGAGTATTATTATTGCATTGAATTTATTTGTTGCAACAACTCTTATTATTAGATTTTATATTTTAAGATCCATTTCAAAACCTCTTAATAAAATTAAAAGTGTTACACGTGATATTGCTAAAGGAAATTTTGTATTATATCCTGAAAAAGGAAATGATGAAATTTCAGAATTAGGAAAAGACATCAATATTATGTCCAAAGATCTTAAAGAATTAAATAAAAAAATGATTGACCAAGAACGAACGACATCGATTGGAGGATTGGCAATTCGTCTTGCACATGATATTCGAAATCCATTATCGGTAATACAAAATGGTTTTGAAATTATTAAACTTAAAACAAAAAATAATTCTGATCCAAGTTTAAATTCCAACTTTGAGAGTATACGTAGATCTATTGCAAGAATTACTCATCAAATTGATGACGTTCTAAATTTCATAAATATAAGTGAATTACATAATAGTAAAAACTCATTATCTTCTATCCTAAAATCAACTCTTCAAAGTATGTCGATTCCTGAAAATGTAAAGATAATTCTTCCTGAAAATGACTCGGCAATACTATGTGATTCTTCTAAATTGAATATTGTTTTTAAAAATTTAATTGATAATGCCTGTTATGCGATTAATGGGAATGGAGAAATCCATATTAGAATCATTGAATCACAAGATGATGTATTAGTCGAAATTGAGGATTCTGGTTCAGGTGTTCCTAATTCTATTCTTGAAAAAATCTTTGAGCCTCTTTTTACCACAAAACAAGTTGGTACAGGTCTGGGATTATCTTGCTGTAAAAGTATTGTGGAGGCTCATGGTGGTAAAATATCTGTGAAGAATAATCCGTCAACATTTACAATAAGATTACCAAAAAACATTCAAAACACTGAAGAATCTATGATGAATAATCCTCCAAACTCTATGATTGAGAATGTTTCTTTCTCCTAG
- a CDS encoding Subtilisin-like serine protease, which produces MTNVEKAIKNAQKESKKGELVAKVLFSVAKKNLDKEFDEKTFDPIYQKQLSILNKQLEENTQKVKMAYFDNVLKVNPGLTVVADNLKQTEVQEKHLQMEQSKNPGIVIKKIDKQIRELMQDDSPYENAWKYGIDVYKNQVRVVLELSNTSPETIEKIQSQSDVEVQDDNLIQITTDVKNIPRINSFQEVATIRPVSKPSYDTGDTFGVVKSPFLNSDQIIKTLGDMKYSNLIQLSADVSDLNLLTKADFKYPISEGVYAINADLVQTSGITGKDVKVAVLDVMFDTNNPKISDNIIDFKSFRNSLENSMLEQSVTHGENISHGTAVAEIITDVAPNSKLYLYEMSTDVEFGRAIDEAVSNNVDVIAMAAGWPNLSTDGTSHITKKVEDAVNHGISVIVPSGNFAQKHWKGYFSDNDLNAWHAFAENDEGLSIIVSESQTKNRVPIMIYLNWNDGLGDFSDFDLVLVDPLGKIVDYSANTQTSKSQKTENIFYVPQMAGLYTLGISYAGAFKSLDDVHSYSELELFSVNNNIEYPIAASSAVVPSDANGVIVVGAVSNKDGILESFSSQGPTNNGKTVPNVVGPNGVTTIAYNGNLFYGTSATTPYVAGIAALMLDANPNLSPSQLLNEIEQHAKPNHMQPNYQNEYGFGMVDATFIVDKN; this is translated from the coding sequence TTGACTAATGTTGAAAAAGCTATAAAGAACGCACAAAAAGAATCCAAAAAAGGGGAATTGGTAGCAAAAGTTCTATTTAGTGTGGCTAAAAAGAACTTAGATAAAGAATTCGATGAAAAAACATTTGATCCTATTTATCAAAAGCAATTATCCATTCTTAATAAACAACTAGAAGAAAATACTCAAAAAGTAAAAATGGCTTATTTTGATAATGTTTTAAAAGTAAATCCTGGCCTCACTGTTGTTGCAGATAATCTAAAACAAACAGAAGTTCAGGAAAAACATTTACAGATGGAACAATCAAAAAATCCTGGAATTGTTATTAAAAAAATTGATAAACAAATCAGAGAATTAATGCAAGATGATAGCCCATATGAAAATGCATGGAAATACGGTATTGATGTATATAAAAATCAAGTAAGAGTTGTCTTGGAATTATCTAATACAAGTCCTGAAACCATCGAAAAAATTCAAAGTCAATCTGATGTTGAAGTACAGGATGATAATCTCATTCAAATAACAACTGATGTTAAAAACATTCCTAGAATTAATTCATTTCAAGAAGTCGCAACCATAAGACCTGTATCAAAACCATCTTATGATACTGGTGATACTTTTGGTGTTGTAAAATCTCCGTTCTTAAATTCTGATCAAATAATTAAAACACTCGGAGACATGAAATACTCAAACCTAATCCAATTAAGTGCTGATGTATCTGACTTGAATCTCTTAACAAAGGCAGATTTCAAATATCCTATTTCAGAAGGTGTGTATGCAATAAATGCTGATCTTGTTCAGACTTCTGGTATTACTGGCAAGGATGTTAAAGTTGCAGTACTTGATGTCATGTTTGATACAAATAATCCAAAAATATCTGATAATATTATAGATTTTAAATCATTTAGAAATTCCCTTGAAAATTCAATGTTGGAACAATCCGTCACACATGGAGAGAATATTAGTCACGGAACTGCAGTAGCAGAAATCATTACTGATGTCGCTCCAAATTCTAAATTATATCTCTATGAAATGAGCACCGATGTTGAATTTGGACGTGCTATTGATGAGGCAGTCTCGAATAATGTAGATGTGATAGCAATGGCTGCAGGATGGCCAAATCTCTCAACTGATGGAACTAGTCACATTACTAAAAAAGTTGAGGATGCAGTAAATCATGGGATTTCAGTGATAGTTCCTTCTGGAAACTTTGCTCAAAAACATTGGAAAGGATATTTTTCAGACAATGATCTAAATGCATGGCATGCATTTGCAGAAAATGATGAAGGACTTTCAATTATTGTATCTGAATCACAAACAAAAAACAGGGTACCAATAATGATTTATCTTAATTGGAATGATGGATTAGGTGATTTCTCTGATTTTGATCTAGTTCTAGTAGATCCCTTGGGCAAGATTGTAGACTATTCTGCAAATACTCAAACATCAAAATCTCAAAAAACTGAAAACATCTTCTATGTTCCTCAAATGGCAGGATTGTATACTTTAGGCATTTCATATGCTGGTGCATTCAAATCACTAGATGACGTTCATTCGTATTCCGAATTGGAATTATTTTCAGTTAATAATAATATCGAATATCCTATAGCTGCTAGCAGCGCTGTAGTTCCATCTGACGCAAATGGAGTAATTGTTGTAGGTGCTGTTAGCAACAAAGATGGTATCTTGGAGTCATTTAGCTCCCAAGGTCCAACAAACAATGGAAAAACTGTTCCTAACGTGGTTGGACCAAATGGTGTCACAACAATAGCATACAATGGAAATTTGTTTTATGGTACTTCTGCAACAACACCATATGTTGCAGGAATTGCAGCTTTGATGTTAGATGCAAATCCAAATCTTTCACCTTCTCAATTATTAAATGAAATTGAACAACATGCAAAACCAAATCATATGCAACCAAACTATCAAAATGAGTATGGTTTTGGAATGGTGGATGCCACATTTATAGTTGATAAAAATTAA
- a CDS encoding hypothetical protein (hypothetical protein Nmar_0602) yields the protein MIGLIPFMAPIYAVLIAIAMYFGIKFYVGIRKKSVEKELGEGICLECGSKIYDQKCPNCDSLNEKL from the coding sequence ATGATAGGTTTAATTCCATTTATGGCTCCAATATATGCAGTTTTAATTGCAATAGCAATGTATTTTGGAATAAAATTTTATGTTGGAATTAGGAAAAAGTCTGTTGAAAAAGAGTTGGGTGAGGGAATATGTCTTGAATGTGGTTCTAAAATTTATGATCAAAAATGTCCTAACTGTGATTCTTTAAATGAAAAATTATAA